In one window of Methanothermobacter sp. DNA:
- the cdhC gene encoding CO dehydrogenase/CO-methylating acetyl-CoA synthase complex subunit beta, which translates to MFEDIPVDVSPMHEGERIRSANMFVELAGPKSIGAELVQVKDSVEDGKVEVIGPEISEMEQGQIYPFAINVEIAGSELEEELESVIERRLHELCNYVQGFMHLNQRDQIWCRVSTEAKDAGFRLEHLGKALSVLFREEFPIIESISVTIMTDEGTVKEFLETAREKYEIRDSRARELSDEDVDVFYGCLMCQSFAPTHVCVVTPDRTALCGAINWFDCRAAYKMDPDGPIFEIQKGNVIDPEKGEYENVNAAVAENSQGTTERVYLHSVFGYPHTSCGCFEAVAFYIPELDGIGIVNRDFRGETPLGIPFSAMAGQCSGGKQVEGFSGLSLEYMRSPKFLQADGGYSRVIWMPKELKESVIEFIPEDLRDKIATEVDATSIKELRRFLREKEHPVLERAHAESTEEAEVVEEEETYAEETPITEGIPVMASPEISLPAAGGFRIVLKNAKIYAEKVIIKRK; encoded by the coding sequence ATGTTTGAAGACATACCCGTTGATGTAAGTCCCATGCACGAGGGGGAGCGGATAAGATCAGCAAACATGTTCGTTGAACTTGCCGGGCCCAAATCCATCGGAGCCGAACTGGTCCAGGTTAAGGATAGCGTTGAGGATGGAAAGGTGGAGGTCATAGGGCCCGAGATAAGTGAAATGGAACAGGGCCAGATCTATCCATTCGCCATAAACGTGGAGATAGCAGGAAGCGAACTCGAGGAGGAACTTGAAAGCGTTATAGAGCGGAGGCTCCATGAACTCTGCAACTACGTCCAGGGCTTCATGCACCTCAACCAGAGGGACCAGATATGGTGCCGTGTAAGCACAGAGGCAAAGGACGCCGGCTTCCGACTGGAACACCTTGGAAAGGCACTATCGGTCCTCTTCAGGGAGGAGTTCCCCATAATCGAATCCATATCAGTGACAATCATGACCGACGAGGGTACTGTTAAAGAATTCCTTGAAACAGCCAGGGAAAAGTATGAGATAAGGGATTCAAGGGCAAGGGAGCTCTCAGACGAGGACGTTGACGTGTTCTACGGGTGCCTCATGTGCCAGTCCTTCGCCCCAACACATGTATGTGTGGTCACACCGGACAGGACAGCCCTCTGTGGTGCCATAAACTGGTTCGACTGCCGTGCAGCCTACAAGATGGACCCAGACGGCCCAATATTTGAAATCCAAAAGGGGAATGTCATTGACCCGGAGAAGGGAGAATATGAGAATGTTAACGCTGCAGTGGCAGAGAACTCACAGGGTACAACAGAGAGGGTTTACCTCCACAGCGTATTCGGGTATCCACACACATCATGTGGCTGCTTCGAGGCGGTGGCATTCTACATACCAGAACTGGATGGAATAGGTATCGTGAACAGGGACTTCAGGGGCGAAACCCCACTTGGAATACCATTCTCTGCAATGGCGGGACAGTGTTCAGGCGGAAAACAGGTTGAGGGGTTCTCGGGTCTCAGCCTTGAGTACATGCGCTCACCAAAGTTCCTGCAGGCAGATGGTGGATACTCAAGGGTAATCTGGATGCCAAAGGAACTCAAGGAATCAGTCATTGAATTCATCCCTGAGGACCTGCGGGATAAAATAGCCACAGAGGTAGATGCGACATCAATAAAGGAACTCAGAAGATTTCTGAGGGAAAAGGAGCATCCCGTTCTTGAAAGGGCACATGCAGAATCCACTGAGGAAGCTGAAGTTGTTGAGGAAGAGGAAACCTACGCTGAGGAGACCCCCATCACCGAAGGAATACCTGTAATGGCGTCCCCTGAGATCAGCCTTCCAGCAGCGGGTGGATTCAGAATAGTCCTCAAAAACGCAAAGATCTACGCTGAGAAGGTAATAATAAAGCGTAAATAA
- the acsC gene encoding acetyl-CoA decarbonylase/synthase complex subunit gamma gives MQVTAMDVYRLLPKTNCGKCDESSCMAFATKLIEKELTLDDCPQLSGDERQKLEDLLAPAVREITFGPEKNQVVVGGDEVLYRFELTYYNPTALVVDLPDDLPSEEIMKRASDIMNLKFERTGEELTLDAIALRNKSGSPEKFAEAAGAISELNFPVVLCTFDPEAMRAALQVLGDQRPLMYAATKDNLQEMAELSISYDCPMVLFSPGDLEEMKRLTRRLRAMGLTEIILDPGTFTGEGIGDTIDNFVMIRRLAVEERDEDFRFPIMGIPALSRLSGGDTVEDNIKEATVAATLMNRYADILILGGTDIWELMPILTLRQGLYTDPRKPQTVDPGIYEFGDVDENSPVILTTNFSLTYYTVEGDLKSGDVTAYLLVLDTEGRAVDVSLAGGQLTGTAVADLIKDSGIEDRVKDKVLIIPGLAAPASGEIEDDTGWKVLVGPRDSSGLPEYLEKLASE, from the coding sequence TTGCAGGTAACTGCCATGGATGTATACAGGTTACTACCAAAAACAAACTGTGGTAAATGTGATGAGTCATCATGCATGGCCTTCGCCACAAAACTCATAGAAAAGGAACTCACACTGGATGACTGCCCACAGCTCAGTGGGGATGAAAGACAGAAGCTCGAGGACCTCCTGGCCCCGGCTGTGAGAGAGATAACCTTTGGCCCAGAAAAAAACCAGGTGGTGGTGGGGGGTGATGAGGTCCTCTACAGGTTTGAACTCACATACTACAACCCCACAGCCCTCGTGGTTGATCTTCCAGATGACCTACCATCAGAGGAGATCATGAAGAGGGCCAGTGATATAATGAATCTGAAATTCGAGCGTACCGGTGAGGAACTGACCCTGGATGCCATAGCGCTCAGGAACAAATCAGGGAGCCCTGAAAAATTCGCAGAGGCAGCAGGAGCAATCAGTGAACTCAACTTCCCTGTTGTTCTATGCACCTTCGATCCAGAGGCAATGAGGGCTGCCCTCCAGGTCCTGGGGGATCAGAGGCCCCTCATGTACGCGGCTACAAAGGACAACCTCCAGGAGATGGCTGAACTTTCCATTTCATATGACTGCCCCATGGTGCTCTTCTCACCGGGGGACCTCGAGGAGATGAAGAGGCTCACAAGAAGACTGAGGGCAATGGGACTTACTGAAATTATCCTGGACCCCGGAACATTCACAGGTGAGGGAATAGGTGACACCATAGACAACTTTGTCATGATAAGGCGCCTTGCAGTTGAGGAAAGGGATGAGGACTTCCGCTTCCCCATCATGGGCATACCAGCACTCTCAAGGCTTTCGGGAGGGGATACAGTTGAGGATAACATAAAGGAGGCCACTGTTGCAGCCACACTCATGAACCGCTACGCCGACATTCTTATACTCGGAGGAACAGATATCTGGGAGCTTATGCCCATACTCACCCTCAGGCAGGGACTCTACACTGATCCAAGGAAGCCACAGACTGTTGATCCAGGAATATATGAGTTTGGAGACGTTGATGAGAACTCCCCTGTGATACTCACAACCAACTTCTCACTCACATACTACACAGTGGAGGGTGACCTCAAGTCTGGTGATGTGACTGCATATCTCCTTGTGCTTGACACAGAGGGAAGGGCTGTGGACGTCTCACTGGCAGGAGGACAGCTCACAGGAACCGCAGTGGCTGACCTTATAAAGGATAGTGGTATAGAGGATAGGGTGAAGGATAAGGTTCTCATCAT
- the cdhD gene encoding CO dehydrogenase/acetyl-CoA synthase subunit delta: MDKLTELLKLLQNTKSIEINEFRMDVDELELYIMPAVQQAIQKTVEVREAVEALPDEEFEPPVKTYPGEVAQVKLGEGTRKPVYLGGQKALYRFEEPQPNPPVVTFDVFDIPMPGLPRPIREHFSDVMEDPGDWARKAVKDYGANMVTIHLIGTGPKVMDKSPREAANDIEEVLQAVDVPLVIGGSGDPEKDPLVLEKAAEAAEGERCLLASANLDLDYRKVARAALDHNHAVLSWAITDVNMQKTLNRYLMKEGLSREDIVMDPTTCALGYGIEFSIDVITRTRLAALKGDADLQMPMSSGTTNAWGSREAWMKKDEWGPTDYRGPLWEIVTGLTMMLSGVDIFMMLHPTSVRLLREIGETFTREYMTAETPDLREWITELEY; the protein is encoded by the coding sequence ATGGATAAATTAACGGAACTTCTGAAATTACTTCAGAACACGAAATCCATCGAAATAAATGAGTTCCGGATGGATGTTGACGAACTTGAACTCTACATAATGCCTGCGGTTCAGCAAGCCATCCAGAAAACAGTGGAGGTTAGGGAGGCAGTTGAGGCACTCCCTGATGAGGAATTCGAACCACCGGTAAAGACATACCCCGGTGAGGTTGCCCAGGTGAAACTGGGTGAGGGTACAAGGAAACCTGTTTACCTTGGTGGTCAGAAGGCCCTCTACAGGTTTGAGGAACCCCAGCCAAACCCACCGGTGGTGACATTCGACGTCTTTGACATACCCATGCCGGGTCTACCAAGGCCTATCAGGGAGCACTTCAGCGACGTCATGGAGGACCCCGGGGACTGGGCAAGGAAGGCGGTAAAGGACTATGGTGCCAACATGGTCACAATACACCTCATCGGAACAGGACCCAAGGTAATGGACAAGTCACCGAGGGAGGCTGCAAATGACATCGAGGAAGTCCTCCAGGCCGTTGATGTCCCCCTGGTAATCGGGGGCTCAGGGGACCCTGAAAAGGATCCACTGGTACTTGAAAAGGCTGCTGAGGCTGCTGAAGGCGAAAGGTGTCTCCTGGCATCAGCAAACCTGGACCTTGACTACAGAAAGGTTGCAAGGGCAGCCCTTGACCACAACCACGCGGTCCTATCATGGGCCATAACAGACGTCAACATGCAAAAAACCCTCAACCGTTACCTCATGAAGGAAGGCCTTAGCAGAGAGGACATAGTGATGGACCCAACGACCTGTGCACTGGGATATGGTATAGAATTTTCAATAGACGTCATCACAAGGACAAGGCTCGCGGCACTCAAGGGCGATGCCGATCTGCAGATGCCAATGTCCTCTGGAACAACCAACGCGTGGGGTTCAAGGGAGGCCTGGATGAAGAAGGATGAATGGGGACCCACAGACTACAGGGGCCCTCTGTGGGAGATAGTAACCGGACTTACAATGATGCTCTCAGGTGTGGATATATTCATGATGCTCCATCCAACGTCTGTGAGGCTTCTGCGGGAGATAGGGGAAACCTTCACAAGGGAATACATGACTGCCGAAACACCTGATCTCCGGGAATGGATAACTGAACTGGAATATTGA
- a CDS encoding AAA family ATPase produces the protein MIIAVSGKGGTGKTMVSASLVRILAATGADVLAIDADPDSNLPEALGVSVSGTVGEVREQLKRDTAAGRIPPSANKWDILDYRIMESITETDDFDLLVMGRPEGSGCYCAVNTMLRRIIENIAENYDYIVIDTEAGLEHLSRRTTQNVDVMMVVTDPSKRGILTARRILELSRELEIKFRKVFLVLNRVHEGDLEKLEIDEDLEVIGVIPEDPLVSRYDMEGRSLYELPEDSAAFRAIKKVADKILSL, from the coding sequence GTGATAATAGCAGTAAGCGGCAAGGGCGGAACAGGAAAGACCATGGTTTCAGCATCCCTTGTGAGGATACTCGCAGCTACAGGTGCGGATGTTCTTGCAATAGACGCTGACCCTGATTCAAACCTTCCAGAGGCCCTCGGAGTTTCAGTAAGTGGAACCGTTGGTGAGGTAAGGGAACAGCTTAAGAGGGACACAGCAGCGGGCAGAATCCCCCCATCAGCCAACAAGTGGGATATACTTGACTACCGGATAATGGAGTCAATAACCGAGACCGATGATTTTGACCTGCTCGTCATGGGCCGCCCCGAGGGCAGTGGGTGCTACTGCGCAGTTAACACCATGCTGAGGAGGATAATCGAGAATATAGCAGAGAACTACGACTACATAGTGATAGATACCGAGGCGGGCCTTGAACACCTCAGCAGGAGGACAACCCAGAACGTTGACGTGATGATGGTTGTAACCGACCCCTCAAAAAGGGGGATTCTAACAGCAAGAAGGATACTTGAACTATCACGGGAACTTGAGATAAAATTCAGGAAGGTATTCCTGGTTCTTAACAGGGTCCATGAAGGGGACCTTGAGAAACTTGAAATAGACGAAGACCTTGAGGTCATAGGCGTCATACCTGAGGATCCCCTTGTTTCCAGGTATGACATGGAGGGCAGGTCGCTATATGAGCTGCCTGAAGATTCAGCAGCATTCAGGGCCATAAAAAAGGTTGCCGATAAAATTTTAAGTCTATAG
- the cdhB gene encoding CO dehydrogenase/acetyl-CoA synthase complex subunit epsilon, with translation MIGVNDRIIPWQPTVIAGPKQAMLVTPETAVMMIKKAKRPLMVVGPLAKRQPVLEHTVKIIRHWDLPVVSTADTYRALKEAGVESEPHGIVEITNLLKDPDWEGLRGEGQHDLVIFIGCIYYIASQGLSTLKHFAPHIRTLTICKTFHSNADASFPNMDDNEWFRYLEKMYTD, from the coding sequence GTGATCGGTGTGAATGACCGTATAATACCATGGCAGCCAACTGTTATAGCAGGGCCTAAACAGGCAATGCTGGTAACACCTGAAACCGCAGTTATGATGATAAAAAAGGCCAAGAGGCCATTAATGGTTGTGGGTCCCCTTGCAAAGCGCCAGCCAGTACTTGAACACACAGTTAAAATCATCAGGCACTGGGACCTCCCGGTGGTGTCCACTGCCGATACCTACAGGGCGCTGAAGGAGGCGGGTGTTGAATCAGAACCCCATGGCATAGTGGAGATAACCAACCTCCTGAAGGACCCAGACTGGGAGGGTCTCAGGGGTGAGGGTCAGCATGACCTCGTCATATTCATAGGGTGCATATATTACATAGCATCCCAGGGCCTATCAACCCTGAAGCACTTCGCACCGCATATAAGGACACTCACAATATGCAAGACATTCCACTCAAATGCAGACGCATCATTTCCCAACATGGATGATAATGAATGGTTCAGGTACCTTGAGAAGATGTATACTGACTGA
- the cdhA gene encoding CO dehydrogenase/acetyl-CoA synthase complex subunit alpha, with the protein MDVAPESKKAKNLKGDFWDLKNIQISIGEIISEEKPQEEEVRGPKPRPHVTDLRSWDMKLLERYEPFYAPFCDMCCLCTYGKCDLLGKRGACGIDAATQQARIVLLACLIGTAAHAGHARHLVDHLIEKLGEDYEIDLGMNVDIEAPITRTVMGRRPRTLGDLREVMDYAEEQMSHLLSACHTGQEGDSRDFESKAFHSGLMDDLVREVADIAQIVALDLPKGDEDAPLVELGFGTIDSTKPVILCIGHNVLPGADIVDYVTERELEDEIEVCGICCAAIDVTRYSEAAKVVGPLSKQLRFIRSGVADVIVVDEQCVRTDVLEEALKNRSAVIATTDKMCLGLPDLTDEDPDKIVNDLINGNIEGALILDPEKVGEVAVKTAMKLAPLRKSLKKLPEVDEIIKMASECTDCGWCQRVCPNSLPVMDAVKSAAEGDLSKLEEMALEELCYTCGRCEQECERDIPIVSMVTKAGERRVKDEKYKIRAGRGPAQDVEIRRVGAPIVLGDIPGVVAFVGCSNYPEGGKDVALMAKEFLERNYIVVTTGCGAMSIGEYRDEDGKTLYEKYGGQFDAKGLVNMGSCVSNAHISGAAIKIANIFAQKPLEGNFEEIADYILNRVGACGVAWGAYSQKAAAIATGVNRWGIPVVLGPHGSKYRRLFLGRADDEDKWKLNDLRTGEVIDGEPAPEHLLYAAENREEATVMVAKLCIRPTDTPKGRQMKLSNYIDLHKKYFGTIPDDIDRFIRTEKDIPIVYKRDIMKILEEKNWKPKKLPKEPSLLER; encoded by the coding sequence ATGGATGTGGCACCCGAATCAAAAAAAGCCAAAAACCTTAAAGGGGATTTCTGGGACCTTAAAAATATCCAGATATCCATAGGAGAAATTATAAGTGAGGAAAAACCTCAGGAGGAAGAGGTTAGGGGTCCAAAACCCCGCCCCCATGTGACCGACCTCAGGTCATGGGACATGAAGCTCCTTGAAAGATACGAACCATTCTATGCACCTTTCTGTGACATGTGCTGCCTCTGCACCTACGGTAAATGTGACCTCCTCGGTAAGAGGGGAGCATGTGGTATAGACGCAGCCACCCAGCAGGCACGCATAGTACTTCTCGCATGCCTCATAGGGACCGCCGCCCACGCGGGACACGCAAGGCACCTTGTGGATCACCTCATAGAGAAACTGGGAGAGGACTATGAAATAGACCTCGGCATGAACGTGGATATAGAGGCACCCATAACAAGGACAGTCATGGGAAGAAGGCCCCGAACCCTGGGCGACCTAAGGGAAGTTATGGACTACGCCGAGGAACAGATGTCACACCTCCTCTCAGCCTGCCACACAGGGCAGGAGGGCGACAGCAGGGACTTTGAATCAAAGGCATTCCATTCTGGGCTCATGGATGACCTTGTAAGGGAGGTTGCTGATATAGCCCAGATAGTCGCCCTGGACCTCCCGAAGGGTGATGAGGACGCACCCCTTGTTGAACTGGGATTCGGTACTATAGACAGCACCAAACCTGTGATACTCTGCATAGGCCACAACGTCCTCCCCGGAGCGGATATAGTGGACTACGTCACCGAAAGGGAACTCGAAGACGAAATTGAGGTATGCGGTATATGCTGTGCAGCAATAGATGTTACAAGGTACAGTGAGGCCGCCAAGGTCGTCGGGCCCCTCTCAAAGCAGCTCAGATTCATAAGAAGTGGTGTTGCCGATGTGATAGTGGTGGACGAGCAGTGCGTGAGGACAGACGTGCTGGAGGAGGCCCTCAAAAACAGGTCAGCGGTGATTGCAACAACCGATAAGATGTGCCTTGGACTTCCTGATCTGACAGATGAGGACCCCGACAAAATCGTGAATGACCTCATAAACGGTAACATAGAGGGGGCACTGATTCTCGACCCAGAGAAGGTTGGGGAGGTGGCAGTTAAAACTGCAATGAAACTGGCACCACTCAGGAAATCCCTCAAAAAATTGCCGGAGGTTGATGAGATAATTAAGATGGCATCAGAGTGCACAGATTGCGGCTGGTGCCAGAGGGTCTGCCCCAACAGCCTCCCTGTCATGGATGCAGTTAAGAGCGCGGCTGAGGGTGATCTGAGCAAACTTGAGGAGATGGCACTTGAGGAGCTCTGCTACACATGTGGACGCTGCGAACAGGAGTGTGAAAGGGACATACCCATAGTATCCATGGTGACAAAGGCCGGTGAAAGGCGCGTAAAGGACGAAAAATACAAGATAAGGGCCGGGCGCGGTCCTGCCCAGGATGTGGAGATAAGAAGGGTTGGTGCGCCCATAGTCCTCGGGGACATACCCGGTGTGGTGGCCTTTGTAGGGTGCTCAAACTACCCTGAGGGTGGAAAGGATGTTGCCCTCATGGCAAAGGAGTTCCTTGAGAGGAATTACATCGTGGTCACAACGGGATGCGGTGCAATGTCCATCGGGGAATACAGGGACGAGGATGGAAAGACACTCTATGAAAAATACGGCGGGCAGTTCGATGCAAAGGGACTTGTTAACATGGGCTCCTGCGTATCAAACGCCCACATATCAGGGGCTGCCATAAAGATAGCCAACATATTCGCACAGAAACCACTTGAGGGGAACTTTGAGGAGATAGCAGATTACATACTTAACCGTGTAGGGGCATGTGGCGTCGCATGGGGTGCCTACTCCCAGAAGGCGGCAGCCATAGCAACAGGTGTGAACAGGTGGGGAATACCCGTCGTCCTGGGACCCCACGGATCAAAGTACCGCAGACTGTTCCTTGGAAGGGCAGATGACGAGGATAAGTGGAAACTGAACGACCTGAGAACAGGTGAGGTCATTGATGGGGAGCCAGCTCCAGAACACCTCCTCTATGCAGCAGAGAACAGGGAGGAGGCAACGGTGATGGTGGCTAAACTCTGCATAAGGCCAACAGACACACCCAAGGGTCGCCAGATGAAACTCAGCAACTACATCGACCTCCATAAAAAGTACTTTGGCACAATTCCAGATGACATCGACAGGTTCATAAGGACAGAGAAGGACATCCCCATAGTCTACAAGAGGGACATCATGAAGATACTGGAGGAAAAGAACTGGAAGCCAAAGAAGCTTCCAAAGGAACCCTCACTCCTTGAGAGGTGA